In Blastopirellula sp. J2-11, a single genomic region encodes these proteins:
- a CDS encoding DUF58 domain-containing protein — MEDRIQISLEEMLLLKAEARGFSLQPRQPVASLLAGRHASRLRGRGLAFEELRQYHQGDDVRTIDWKATARLRSPQVRVYSEERERPVLFVVDQRSPMFFGSQRAMKSVTAAELVAIGAWRALSSGDRVGGIVFNEQEIVQVRPHRSQTRMLQLFHETVRFNQRLATGEQVTGELALNDALRHALSVANHSHLVVIVSDLDGADEQTERLSTQIAAHNDVLVVAVYDPLGASLIGSPGMIAADRGKSWNIPDSSQFADAFRVAFQQRLDRWTQLFHNLRVPVLPITTAAAVAGQIRSLLGDRPAQS, encoded by the coding sequence ATGGAAGATCGAATTCAAATCTCGCTCGAAGAAATGCTGCTGCTAAAAGCAGAGGCCCGAGGGTTCTCTCTCCAACCTCGTCAGCCTGTCGCTTCGTTACTGGCGGGTCGACATGCGTCTCGTTTACGCGGGCGCGGTTTGGCGTTCGAAGAACTTCGTCAGTATCACCAAGGAGACGACGTTCGGACGATTGACTGGAAAGCCACAGCCCGGTTGCGATCTCCGCAAGTTCGAGTTTATAGCGAAGAACGCGAACGCCCGGTGTTGTTTGTTGTCGACCAACGTTCTCCCATGTTCTTTGGTAGTCAGAGAGCGATGAAGTCCGTCACGGCGGCGGAGTTGGTCGCGATTGGAGCCTGGCGAGCGTTGAGCTCTGGGGATCGGGTCGGCGGGATCGTTTTCAATGAACAGGAGATTGTCCAGGTCCGACCTCACCGCAGCCAAACTCGCATGCTGCAGCTATTTCATGAAACGGTCCGTTTCAACCAGCGACTGGCCACAGGAGAGCAAGTCACCGGAGAACTCGCGCTGAACGATGCGTTGCGTCATGCGTTAAGTGTCGCCAATCATAGCCACCTTGTTGTGATTGTGAGTGATCTGGATGGAGCCGATGAACAGACCGAGCGGTTATCGACTCAAATTGCCGCGCATAACGATGTACTAGTGGTCGCCGTTTACGATCCCCTAGGAGCATCGTTGATCGGCTCGCCTGGGATGATTGCCGCCGATCGAGGTAAGTCTTGGAACATCCCGGACAGCTCGCAGTTCGCCGATGCTTTTCGCGTCGCTTTCCAGCAACGACTGGATCGGTGGACGCAATTATTCCACAACCTGCGAGTACCGGTTTTGCCGATCACTACCGCCGCTGCCGTAGCCGGACAAATTCGCTCCTTGCTCGGAGACAGACCAGCTCAATCATGA
- a CDS encoding AAA family ATPase — MDARDSFLQLSQSLNSAVIGQPEVVERLLIAMLADGHVLMEGLPGTAKTRSIKTLSQLIDSQFSRIQFTPDLLPSDVTGAEIYREQNGAFDFQPGPIFGNLVLADEINRAPAKVQAALLEAMEERQVTVASETHPLPDLFLVLATQNPIEQEGTYPLPEAQMDRFLLYVRVDYPAGDNERAILRLVRGEKSGQAEQAPAKISQEVIFAARKEVNAIHVADAAEKYIVDLVLATREPKRYEGDLPQWIRIGASPRGTIALDAAARAHAWLQGQDFVSPDNIRAVAPACLAHRIHLTYEAEAAGVTRTDVITSLLKAVVPT, encoded by the coding sequence ATGGACGCTCGCGACTCTTTTCTGCAATTATCCCAATCGCTCAATTCGGCCGTCATCGGTCAACCTGAAGTCGTCGAACGTTTGTTGATCGCCATGTTGGCCGACGGTCATGTGCTGATGGAAGGTCTGCCTGGCACGGCGAAGACGCGCTCGATCAAAACGCTTTCCCAACTGATCGACAGCCAGTTTAGTCGAATTCAGTTTACGCCTGATCTGCTCCCTTCTGATGTGACAGGCGCTGAGATCTATCGAGAACAGAATGGCGCGTTCGATTTTCAACCAGGCCCGATCTTCGGCAATCTGGTGTTAGCCGATGAAATCAACCGCGCACCCGCCAAAGTCCAAGCGGCATTGCTGGAAGCGATGGAAGAACGACAGGTCACCGTCGCCTCCGAAACCCATCCCTTGCCCGATTTGTTTCTCGTCTTGGCGACGCAAAACCCGATCGAGCAGGAAGGGACCTATCCGCTTCCCGAAGCCCAGATGGATCGCTTCTTGCTTTATGTAAGAGTGGATTACCCGGCCGGTGACAACGAACGGGCGATCCTGCGACTCGTCCGCGGCGAAAAGTCAGGGCAAGCGGAACAGGCCCCGGCCAAGATTTCGCAAGAGGTGATCTTCGCAGCCCGCAAAGAAGTCAACGCAATTCATGTGGCGGATGCGGCCGAAAAGTATATCGTCGACCTGGTTCTCGCTACCCGCGAACCGAAACGATATGAAGGAGATTTGCCGCAGTGGATTCGGATTGGCGCGAGTCCCCGCGGAACGATCGCGCTGGATGCCGCCGCGAGGGCGCATGCCTGGCTGCAAGGGCAAGATTTCGTCTCGCCAGACAATATTCGCGCTGTCGCTCCGGCGTGCCTGGCCCATCGCATCCACTTGACCTACGAAGCGGAAGCCGCTGGCGTCACGCGGACCGATGTAATCACCTCGCTGCTCAAGGCTGTTGTTCCTACGTAA